In Haloterrigena turkmenica DSM 5511, a single genomic region encodes these proteins:
- a CDS encoding DUF7576 family protein yields the protein MADSTDEDSQECRVCGDTVASSANYRVVTAVEDGETVYKHFCSGDCLESWES from the coding sequence ATGGCTGATTCGACGGACGAGGACTCACAGGAGTGCCGCGTGTGTGGCGACACCGTTGCATCGTCTGCTAACTACCGCGTCGTGACCGCCGTCGAGGACGGCGAGACGGTCTACAAACACTTCTGTAGCGGCGACTGCCTCGAGAGCTGGGAGTCGTAG
- a CDS encoding formyltetrahydrofolate deformylase encodes MTTDITEITVIGDDDTGLVANVTSLLFERGINIEDLDQAVRDGVFRMYLAVDTSEMVCTQETLREDLRKLGDDLGLDVQVRFPADRETQQIAVLGTKESHCLEAIFEAWANDELGADIGVVIGNHDDLQPLAEHYDVPFHDIGDEKGQQNEDELLDLLAEYDVDLIVLARYMRILSPNVVFRYEDRIINVHPSLLPAFPGAEAYRQALEEGVRVAGVTAHYVTTDLDQGPIITQRAFDVPDDADIEEMKRRGQPLEADALLEAVKLHLNGDVSVHRGRTSVRENESEYQLGLPEEIDEVTPDRPVDGIGDVVAKEQ; translated from the coding sequence ATGACGACCGATATCACTGAAATCACCGTGATCGGAGACGACGACACGGGATTGGTCGCCAACGTGACCAGCCTCCTGTTCGAGCGCGGAATCAACATCGAGGACCTCGATCAGGCGGTCCGCGACGGCGTCTTCCGGATGTATCTCGCCGTCGATACCTCTGAGATGGTCTGTACCCAGGAGACGCTCCGCGAGGATCTCCGCAAACTGGGCGACGACCTCGGACTCGACGTTCAGGTTCGGTTCCCCGCCGACCGCGAGACTCAGCAGATCGCCGTTCTCGGCACGAAGGAGAGCCACTGTCTCGAGGCCATCTTCGAGGCGTGGGCCAACGACGAGCTCGGCGCCGACATCGGCGTCGTCATCGGCAACCACGACGACCTCCAGCCGCTGGCCGAACACTACGACGTCCCTTTCCACGACATCGGCGACGAGAAGGGCCAGCAAAACGAGGACGAACTGCTCGACCTGCTCGCCGAGTACGACGTCGACCTGATCGTGCTCGCGCGGTACATGCGCATCCTCTCGCCCAACGTGGTCTTCCGCTACGAGGACCGCATCATCAACGTCCACCCCTCTCTGCTGCCCGCGTTCCCCGGGGCCGAAGCGTACCGTCAGGCTCTCGAGGAGGGCGTCCGCGTCGCGGGCGTCACCGCCCACTACGTGACGACCGATCTGGATCAGGGGCCGATCATCACCCAGCGCGCGTTCGACGTCCCCGACGACGCCGACATCGAGGAGATGAAACGCCGCGGCCAGCCCCTCGAAGCCGACGCCCTACTCGAGGCGGTCAAACTCCACCTCAACGGCGACGTCTCGGTCCACCGCGGTCGGACCTCGGTCCGGGAGAACGAGAGCGAGTACCAGCTCGGCCTCCCCGAGGAGATCGACGAGGTCACGCCGGACCGACCGGTCGACGGCATCGGCGACGTCGTCGCGAAGGAACAGTAA
- a CDS encoding Hsp20/alpha crystallin family protein: MSEERSDENGDEDDPPPSRSDDEETDPSGFHLDAGLRPLRDLLGHLVEVTVTDSPPPSEETTDWSSVDDDSSGRSVSEPSQPVDHDTNRPRKRRRRTSPSDGYLVDTRREDGEFVVTADIPDASRDDLSIGIDPRTNELVIGVAGTALERIDPPWRSVEATKVWFNNGVLEVRLRPDGS, encoded by the coding sequence ATGAGCGAAGAACGGTCGGACGAGAACGGGGACGAGGACGACCCTCCCCCGTCCCGATCCGACGACGAAGAAACGGATCCGAGCGGCTTCCACCTCGATGCCGGGTTACGGCCGTTGAGGGATCTCCTCGGACATCTGGTCGAAGTCACCGTCACCGACTCCCCGCCGCCGTCGGAAGAGACCACCGACTGGTCGTCCGTGGACGACGACTCATCGGGGCGATCCGTGAGCGAACCGAGCCAGCCGGTTGACCACGACACGAATCGGCCCCGAAAGAGGCGCCGGCGCACGTCGCCGTCCGACGGATACCTCGTCGACACCCGACGCGAAGACGGGGAGTTCGTCGTCACCGCCGATATTCCTGATGCGAGCAGGGACGATCTCTCCATCGGGATCGATCCCCGGACGAACGAACTGGTAATCGGCGTGGCGGGAACCGCCCTCGAACGCATCGATCCGCCCTGGCGGTCGGTCGAGGCAACGAAGGTATGGTTCAACAACGGCGTCCTCGAGGTTCGACTGCGGCCGGACGGGTCGTAA
- a CDS encoding MoaD/ThiS family protein produces METEITVYGPLRSATGEKTVSLEWAGGTVADAIAAFVDAYPRAESQLYDGETVRPSVRVTVDGERAALKDPISADASLTLMPAVQGGSRDGPL; encoded by the coding sequence ATGGAAACCGAGATCACGGTCTACGGGCCGCTCCGGAGCGCGACCGGCGAGAAGACGGTCTCGCTCGAGTGGGCGGGCGGCACCGTCGCGGACGCCATCGCGGCGTTCGTCGACGCCTATCCGCGAGCGGAGTCACAGCTCTACGACGGTGAGACGGTGCGGCCGAGCGTCAGGGTGACAGTCGACGGCGAGCGCGCGGCCCTCAAGGACCCGATCTCGGCCGACGCGTCGCTGACGCTGATGCCCGCCGTTCAGGGCGGTTCTCGAGACGGTCCGCTATGA
- a CDS encoding acetamidase/formamidase family protein — MSQQDEREVREELSVDRYTLGLVGPDQEWAGTVADGGTIKTYTPPGCWGPMVTPEFRGGHEVTRPIRVEGAEVGDAVALHIRDVEVTSMATSTGSMAEREDAFYDDPFVDHRCPECGTEWPETVVEGTGEEAIKCAECGANASSFGFEYGYTVAFDDDHTVGITLDEDAAHELAENADEVMDIPENSRQHPILLYEPGEMPGTLGRLRPFIGNVGTTPPITMPDSHNAGDFGQYLIGAEHDYGVESEDELEARTDGHMDIPQVRPGATLLCPVKVDGAGVYVGDLHANQGDGELSLHTTDVSGTVTMDVEVIEDLELDGPVLLPPEEDLPFISKPYSDEEREAGAELGAEHGVDIEDDMGPIQVIGSGATVNDATQNAFDRATKLLDMSEGEIRSRCTFTGGVQIGRLPGVVQLDMLAPLDVLEERGMAHLVRDQYGL, encoded by the coding sequence ATGTCACAGCAAGACGAGCGGGAAGTCCGAGAGGAACTGTCCGTCGATCGGTACACGCTCGGCCTCGTCGGGCCCGATCAGGAGTGGGCCGGAACCGTCGCGGACGGGGGGACGATAAAGACGTACACGCCGCCGGGCTGCTGGGGGCCCATGGTGACACCCGAGTTCCGCGGCGGCCACGAGGTCACGCGCCCGATCCGCGTCGAGGGCGCGGAGGTCGGCGACGCCGTCGCGCTCCATATCCGGGACGTCGAGGTGACGAGTATGGCCACGAGCACGGGCTCGATGGCCGAGCGGGAGGACGCGTTCTACGACGATCCGTTCGTCGATCACCGCTGTCCGGAGTGCGGCACCGAGTGGCCGGAGACGGTCGTCGAGGGAACCGGCGAGGAGGCGATCAAATGTGCGGAGTGCGGCGCGAACGCCTCCTCGTTTGGCTTCGAGTACGGCTATACGGTCGCGTTCGACGACGACCACACCGTCGGGATCACGCTCGACGAGGACGCCGCCCACGAACTCGCCGAGAACGCCGACGAGGTGATGGACATCCCCGAGAACTCCCGCCAACACCCCATCCTGCTGTACGAGCCCGGCGAGATGCCCGGCACGCTGGGGCGGCTGCGCCCGTTCATCGGGAACGTCGGGACGACGCCGCCGATCACGATGCCCGACTCGCACAACGCGGGCGACTTCGGCCAGTACCTCATCGGCGCCGAGCACGACTACGGCGTCGAGAGCGAAGACGAACTCGAGGCCCGCACGGACGGCCACATGGACATTCCGCAGGTCCGGCCGGGCGCGACGCTACTCTGTCCCGTCAAGGTCGACGGCGCCGGCGTCTACGTCGGCGACCTCCACGCGAACCAGGGCGACGGCGAACTCTCCCTGCATACGACCGACGTGAGCGGGACCGTCACGATGGACGTGGAGGTCATCGAGGACCTCGAACTCGATGGGCCCGTCCTGCTGCCGCCCGAGGAAGACCTGCCCTTTATCAGCAAACCCTACAGCGACGAGGAGCGCGAAGCGGGAGCGGAACTCGGCGCCGAACACGGCGTCGATATCGAAGACGACATGGGCCCGATTCAGGTGATCGGTTCCGGCGCGACGGTCAACGACGCCACGCAGAACGCCTTCGACCGCGCCACGAAGCTGCTGGACATGAGCGAAGGCGAGATCCGCTCGCGGTGTACGTTCACCGGCGGCGTCCAGATCGGGCGGCTGCCGGGCGTGGTACAGCTCGATATGCTCGCGCCGCTGGACGTACTCGAGGAGCGGGGCATGGCGCATCTAGTGCGTGATCAGTACGGACTGTAG
- a CDS encoding phosphoribosylaminoimidazolesuccinocarboxamide synthase translates to MTSVKEFRIEEEANAEELGAGSFVFTDAYSVFDWGQMPDRIPDKGASLCTMGAFNFELLESEGVPTHYRGVVESGEVVPLEDASSPPWEMAIDLTQVPDLPHEGREYDYDSYHEAAGSNYLVPLEIVFRNRVPVGSSLRHRTEPADHGLAFDEWPDEAVDLEEPIVEFTTKYEESDRQLDRAEADEIAGRADIEELESLAREVNRIVTEQAESAGLTHEDGKIECLYYDGEIRVGDVVGTFDENRFSYEGTQLSKEVLRQYHKRTQPDWVQAVDEAKAEAKRTDVADWKSLCDEKPEPLDESVIETARDLYCAGANAYTGRELFDAPPLSSAIGAVRRL, encoded by the coding sequence GTGACGAGTGTCAAGGAGTTCCGGATCGAGGAGGAAGCGAACGCCGAGGAACTCGGCGCAGGGTCGTTCGTCTTCACCGACGCCTACTCCGTCTTCGACTGGGGCCAGATGCCCGATCGCATCCCCGATAAGGGCGCCAGCCTCTGTACGATGGGCGCCTTTAACTTCGAACTGCTCGAGTCCGAGGGCGTCCCGACCCACTACCGCGGAGTCGTCGAGTCGGGCGAGGTCGTCCCGCTCGAGGACGCCTCGAGCCCGCCCTGGGAGATGGCCATCGACCTCACGCAGGTCCCCGACCTCCCCCACGAGGGCCGGGAATACGATTACGACAGCTACCACGAAGCCGCGGGATCGAATTACCTCGTCCCGCTGGAGATCGTCTTCCGGAACCGCGTTCCCGTCGGCTCGAGCCTGCGCCACCGGACCGAGCCCGCAGACCACGGCCTCGCGTTCGACGAGTGGCCCGACGAGGCTGTCGACCTCGAGGAGCCGATCGTCGAGTTCACGACGAAGTACGAGGAGAGCGACCGCCAGCTCGACCGCGCCGAGGCCGACGAGATCGCCGGCCGAGCCGACATCGAGGAGCTCGAGTCCCTCGCCCGCGAGGTCAACCGAATCGTCACCGAGCAGGCCGAGTCGGCCGGACTGACCCACGAGGACGGCAAGATCGAGTGCCTCTACTACGACGGCGAGATCCGCGTGGGCGACGTCGTCGGCACGTTCGACGAGAACCGCTTCAGCTACGAGGGCACTCAGCTCTCGAAGGAGGTTCTTCGGCAGTACCACAAGCGCACCCAGCCCGACTGGGTTCAGGCCGTCGACGAGGCCAAGGCCGAGGCCAAACGGACCGATGTCGCCGACTGGAAGTCGCTCTGTGACGAGAAGCCCGAACCGCTCGACGAGAGCGTCATCGAGACCGCTCGCGACCTCTACTGCGCCGGCGCCAACGCCTACACCGGCCGGGAACTGTTCGACGCGCCGCCGCTCTCGAGTGCGATCGGCGCTGTCAGGCGGCTCTAG
- a CDS encoding DUF2267 domain-containing protein, with the protein MATPVVAGTASLAIGGDRDGRIRLPRPRRAVQRDRRSGTDRESDRSRFASLTGRCLRGAWRHALETLGETLSSGQAEDVAEYLLEGYASTLTDASERAGDAESDTDVEPDDAEQFAEAVTDAVAAALTEGEVRDLKSQLDDDLHPLFEDVTVDPEQL; encoded by the coding sequence ATGGCAACGCCGGTAGTGGCGGGGACCGCGTCACTAGCGATCGGTGGTGACCGAGACGGACGAATCCGACTTCCACGACCGCGTCGCGCAGTCCAGCGAGATCGACGAAGTGGAACCGATCGCGAAAGCGACCGCTCCCGGTTCGCTTCGCTCACCGGTCGCTGTCTCCGTGGCGCGTGGCGCCACGCTCTCGAGACCCTCGGCGAGACGCTCTCGAGCGGGCAGGCCGAAGACGTCGCCGAGTACCTCCTCGAGGGATACGCGTCGACGCTGACGGACGCGAGCGAGCGCGCCGGCGACGCCGAAAGCGATACCGATGTCGAGCCCGACGACGCCGAGCAGTTCGCCGAGGCAGTTACCGACGCCGTCGCCGCTGCGCTCACGGAGGGCGAGGTCCGAGACCTCAAGTCCCAACTCGACGACGATCTCCACCCGCTGTTCGAGGATGTGACGGTCGACCCCGAGCAGCTCTGA
- the cofH gene encoding 7,8-didemethyl-8-hydroxy-5-deazariboflavin synthase subunit CofH, giving the protein MERPVTEADLTFDHVPQTDQSFENALEKARDGDRLTVDDAIELFTTGTDSEGIDQRRKERVLEAADRRRAEDVGEEVTFVANLNNNVTTACNVGCLFCNFKDAAHTFERDAEVETAGFTKTPDESREIVADAVERGIYEVTSVSGLHPAFALDAEHREILEAHPEPKEINYKPPERYVTSPGTYVDQISAMSVDGVHVHSMTPEEAYHARRGTDWSYEEVFRRLKDAGLDTVPGTAAEILVEEVRDVICPGKIGTEEWLEAMEAAADVGLGMTATIMYGHVENEAHRALHLKRIRDLQDRTGNITEFVPLSFIHQNTPLFEHDVVSSGASIDEDELMIAVSRLFLDNVDHVQSSWVKYGDEQGLKMLSCGADDYMGTILSEEITTRAGGEHGEFRSFEDYVEMISSIGRVPVERSTDYETRRVIDSEDPPFGPQLGPKADGTPLLTADERAERALPADD; this is encoded by the coding sequence ATGGAGCGACCGGTGACCGAGGCCGACCTCACGTTCGACCACGTCCCCCAGACCGACCAGTCCTTCGAGAACGCACTCGAGAAGGCGCGCGACGGCGACCGGCTAACGGTCGACGACGCCATCGAGCTGTTCACGACGGGAACCGACAGCGAGGGCATCGACCAGCGGCGCAAGGAGCGAGTTCTCGAGGCCGCCGATCGCCGGCGCGCCGAGGACGTCGGCGAGGAGGTCACCTTCGTCGCCAACCTGAACAACAACGTCACGACCGCGTGTAACGTGGGCTGTCTGTTCTGTAACTTCAAGGACGCCGCCCACACCTTCGAGCGCGACGCCGAGGTCGAGACCGCCGGCTTCACAAAGACGCCCGACGAGTCCCGCGAAATCGTCGCCGACGCCGTGGAACGGGGCATCTACGAGGTCACCTCGGTCTCCGGTCTCCACCCCGCATTCGCGCTCGACGCGGAGCACCGCGAGATCCTCGAGGCCCACCCCGAGCCAAAGGAGATCAACTACAAGCCGCCCGAACGCTACGTCACGAGCCCCGGCACCTACGTCGACCAGATTTCGGCGATGAGCGTCGACGGCGTCCACGTCCACTCGATGACCCCCGAGGAGGCCTACCACGCCCGCCGCGGGACCGACTGGTCCTACGAGGAGGTCTTCCGACGGCTGAAAGACGCCGGCCTCGACACCGTGCCCGGGACGGCCGCCGAGATCCTCGTCGAGGAGGTCCGCGACGTCATCTGTCCCGGCAAGATCGGCACCGAGGAGTGGCTCGAGGCGATGGAGGCCGCCGCCGACGTCGGCCTCGGAATGACGGCGACGATCATGTACGGCCACGTCGAGAACGAGGCACACCGCGCGCTACACTTGAAACGGATCCGCGATCTGCAGGACCGAACGGGGAACATCACCGAGTTCGTCCCCCTCTCCTTTATCCACCAGAACACGCCGCTGTTCGAACACGACGTGGTCTCGAGCGGCGCGAGCATCGACGAGGACGAACTGATGATCGCCGTCTCGCGGCTCTTCCTCGACAACGTCGACCACGTCCAGTCCTCGTGGGTCAAGTACGGCGACGAACAGGGGCTGAAGATGCTCTCCTGCGGCGCCGACGACTACATGGGGACGATCCTCTCCGAGGAGATCACGACCCGCGCCGGCGGCGAGCACGGCGAGTTCCGCTCGTTCGAGGACTACGTCGAGATGATCTCCTCGATCGGCCGCGTCCCGGTCGAGCGATCGACCGATTACGAGACGCGACGGGTCATCGACTCCGAGGACCCGCCGTTCGGTCCGCAACTCGGGCCGAAGGCCGACGGCACGCCGCTGCTCACCGCGGACGAACGCGCCGAGCGGGCGCTACCGGCCGACGACTGA
- the purQ gene encoding phosphoribosylformylglycinamidine synthase I translates to MTVSIVRFGGSNCDRDAERALEHLDIDAEIVWHEDGLPADTSGIVLPGGFSYGDYLRAGAMAARSPIMAEVREAAAEGTPVLGVCNGAQIGCESGLTEGAFTTNESARFQCEHVYLRVERADTPWTAAYDEGDVIEVPIAHGEGRYEIDDDRLDELEDEGRVLFRYCNENGETGPEVNPNGSKHNVAGVLGERESVAVLMPHPERATLPDVGPTDGQGILRGFELAETEA, encoded by the coding sequence ATGACGGTTTCCATCGTTCGCTTCGGCGGCTCGAACTGCGACCGGGACGCCGAGCGCGCCCTCGAGCACCTCGATATCGACGCCGAGATCGTCTGGCACGAGGACGGCCTGCCGGCCGACACCTCGGGGATCGTCCTGCCGGGCGGGTTCTCCTACGGGGACTACCTGCGTGCGGGTGCGATGGCCGCGCGCTCGCCGATCATGGCCGAGGTCCGCGAGGCCGCGGCCGAGGGGACACCCGTCCTCGGCGTCTGCAACGGCGCCCAGATCGGCTGCGAATCGGGCCTCACCGAGGGCGCCTTTACCACCAACGAGAGCGCCCGCTTCCAGTGTGAACACGTCTACCTTCGCGTCGAGCGGGCGGACACGCCCTGGACCGCCGCCTACGACGAGGGCGACGTCATCGAGGTGCCCATCGCCCACGGCGAGGGACGCTACGAGATCGACGACGACCGCCTCGACGAACTCGAGGACGAGGGTCGCGTCCTCTTTCGCTACTGCAACGAGAACGGCGAGACCGGGCCCGAGGTCAATCCGAACGGCTCGAAACACAACGTCGCGGGCGTCCTCGGCGAGCGCGAGAGCGTCGCCGTGTTGATGCCCCACCCCGAGCGGGCGACGCTGCCCGACGTCGGTCCGACGGACGGACAGGGGATCCTCCGCGGCTTCGAACTGGCCGAAACGGAGGCGTAG
- the purS gene encoding phosphoribosylformylglycinamidine synthase subunit PurS produces the protein MTAYTATVTVRLKHGVLDPEAETTQQALERLGFDLEDLRSADRFEVDLEAESAESARERADEMAERLLANPTIHDYDVEVDER, from the coding sequence ATGACCGCCTACACCGCGACGGTGACCGTTCGGCTCAAACACGGCGTCCTCGATCCCGAGGCAGAGACGACCCAGCAGGCCTTAGAGCGGCTGGGCTTCGACCTCGAGGACCTGCGTTCGGCGGACCGCTTCGAGGTCGATCTCGAGGCCGAATCGGCCGAGAGCGCCCGCGAGCGCGCAGACGAGATGGCAGAACGGCTGCTGGCGAACCCGACCATCCACGACTACGACGTGGAGGTCGACGAGCGGTAG
- a CDS encoding alpha/beta fold hydrolase, which yields MEMDHIRRGDGEPLLLVHGLGGSWRTWTPVLDGLAAEREVIAVDLPGHGETPPLSGEVSIDTLADAVASFLETHDLERVDVVGNSMGGRLVLELARRGDVGATVALDPGGFWTGWERYFFYATLAPSIRLVRSLQPVMDRLVSSAAGRTLLLAQLSARPWDLPADVAREEMRTFAESPSFDELLRRLAFGPGQPGTESTPGPVVIGWGRKDRVTLPRQAKRAANRFPNARLYWFEGSGHYPHWDAPEEATRVILSATAREAFDES from the coding sequence ATGGAAATGGATCACATTCGTCGCGGCGACGGCGAGCCACTGCTCCTCGTTCACGGGCTCGGCGGAAGCTGGCGGACGTGGACGCCGGTTCTCGACGGGCTGGCCGCCGAGCGCGAGGTGATCGCCGTGGATCTCCCCGGCCACGGCGAGACGCCGCCGCTGTCCGGCGAGGTTTCGATCGACACCCTCGCCGACGCCGTCGCGTCGTTTCTGGAAACGCACGATCTCGAGAGGGTCGACGTCGTCGGGAACTCGATGGGCGGACGGCTCGTCCTCGAACTCGCGCGTCGAGGCGACGTCGGCGCGACCGTCGCGCTCGATCCCGGCGGGTTCTGGACGGGCTGGGAACGGTACTTCTTCTACGCGACGCTCGCCCCGTCGATCCGTCTCGTCCGCTCGCTGCAGCCCGTGATGGATCGACTCGTGAGCAGCGCCGCGGGTCGCACCCTGCTCCTGGCGCAGCTCTCGGCGCGACCCTGGGACCTCCCGGCCGACGTCGCCCGCGAAGAGATGCGGACCTTCGCCGAGTCGCCGTCGTTCGACGAACTGTTGCGGCGGTTGGCCTTCGGACCCGGTCAGCCGGGAACGGAGTCGACGCCGGGACCGGTCGTGATCGGCTGGGGTCGTAAGGATCGGGTCACCCTCCCGCGACAGGCCAAGCGCGCCGCGAACCGATTCCCCAACGCGCGACTCTACTGGTTCGAAGGCAGCGGACACTACCCGCACTGGGACGCCCCCGAGGAGGCCACGCGGGTGATCCTCTCCGCCACGGCCCGCGAGGCGTTCGACGAGTCGTGA